One window of Triticum dicoccoides isolate Atlit2015 ecotype Zavitan chromosome 5A, WEW_v2.0, whole genome shotgun sequence genomic DNA carries:
- the LOC119304090 gene encoding DEAD-box ATP-dependent RNA helicase 29-like produces the protein MAPSGKSSPSADAAASSTADRKPWRRPQMKSKAAGKKKAAQAAHNKKPKSGGFESMGLCEEVYRGVRHKGYRVPTPIQRKAMPLILAGLDVAAMARTGSGKTAAFLVPMLQRLRHRDPGAGIRALILSPTRDLATQTLKFTHQLGKFSDLKTGLIVGGGSMESQFEVLADNPDIIIATPGRFEHILSMVDDLSLRSVEYVVFDEADSLFSLGFAEQLHKILHKLSDTRQTLLFSATMPKALAEFAKAGLRDPQVIRLDLDKKISPDLKLAFFTLRQEEKLAALLYLVRERISSEEQTMIFVSTKYHVEFLNILFREEGLEASLSYGAMDQEARTIHISRFRARKTMLLIVTDVAARGLDIPLLDNVVNWDFPAKPKLFIHRVGRVARQGRTGTAFTFVTSEDMPFLLDLHLFLSKPLRPAPTEEELLKDMDGMNLKINQSLADGETIYGRFPQTILDLCSDGVKEVISGCTDLIALEKPCANAFRLYLKTRAMPSKESVRRAKDLPREGLHPIFRDVLRPDEISAIAFSERLKSFRPKQTILEAEGEAARSRSSKGSNQWLDVMKKKREVHEGIINLVHEQSGDLATKEEDTENISNWEKKEVCGKKRKSQSFRDEDHYISSVPQNQHSEAGLSVKGNEGFVQDRLDAAVLDLVDDETSGMQAQKTRYHWMKNKFVKLNNGDRVTSTGKIKTESSAKLKASKDIYKKWQQKSHRAISSGGKDGAEGGSSTPAGYQRGNRRYPAAGRGRSSIPNADVPSEIRNPQQMRKGRQEKAMQNLRRNERSAKDGKSPGKFQKNRRPNGSGRDDKFQDSRSQKSRRPDGKGKGGGKGNAKGFGKGKGKGKGNPKGRGTR, from the exons ATGGCGCCCAGCGGTAAGTCCAGCCCCTCCGCCGACGCCGCGGCCTCCTCCACGGCGGACCGCAAGCCGTGGCGGCGGCCGCAGATGAAGTCGAAGGCTgcggggaagaagaaggcggctcAGGCGGCGCACAACAAGAAGCCCAAGTCGGGCGGGTTCGAGTCGATGGGGCTGTGCGAGGAGGTCTACCGCGGGGTGCGCCACAAGGGCTACCGCGTGCCCACGCCCATCCAGCGCAAGGCGATGCCGCTCATCCTCGCGGGGCTCGACGTCGCCGCCATGGCCCGCACGGGGTCCGGAAAGACCGCCGCCTTCCtggtgcccatgctccagcgcctCCGCCACCGCGACCCCGGCGCCGGCATccgcgccctcatcctctcccccacCCGCGACCTCGCCACCCAGACGCTCAAGTTCACCCACCAGCTCGGCAAGTTCTCCG ATCTAAAAACCGGCCTAATTGTTGGTGGAGGTAGTATGGAGAGTCAGTTTGAAGTATTGGCTGATAATCCCGATATAATAATTGCAACACCTGGTAGGTTTGAGCACATCTTGTCAATGGTTGATGACTTGTCACTGCGATCGGTAGAATATGTTGTATTTGATGAAGCGGATTCCCTCTTTAGCTTGGGGTTCGCCGAGCAGTTACACAAAATTCTACACAAGTTGAGTGATACAAGGCAAACATTGCTCTTCAGTGCTACTATGCCGAAAGCCCTCGCAGAATTCGCAAAAGCTGGCTTGCGTGATCCTCAAGTCATAAGACTTGATTTGGACAAAAAGATCAGCCCTGATCTGAAGCTTGCCTTTTTCACACTGCGTCAGGAAGAGAAACTAGCTGCTTTGCTGTATTTGGTCCGGGAGCGTATCAGCTCTGAGGAGCAGACAATGATATTTGTTTCAACGAAGTATCATGTAGAGTTCTTGAATATTCTTTTCCGAGAAGAGGGCTTAGAAGCTTCCCTTTCCTATGGTGCCATGGATCAAGAAGCCCGCACTATTCACATTTCAAGATTCAGGGCAAGGAAGACCATGCTACTTATAGTGACAGATGTTGCTGCAAGGGGTCTGGATATTCCATTGCTTGATAATGTAGTGAACTGGGACTTTCCTGCTAAACCAAAGTTATTTATTCATAGAGTTGGCCGAGTAGCTCGGCAAGGTAGAACTGGTACAGCATTTACATTTGTCACTTCAGAGGACATGCCATTTTTACTGGACCTACATCTCTTTCTTTCAAAACCTCTTAGACCTGCTCCAACGGAGGAGGAACTGCTGAAAGACATGGATGGAATGAATTTAAAAATCAACCAATCTCTTGCTGATGGGGAAACGATATATGGCCGTTTTCCTCAGACAATACTTGATCTTTGCTCTGATGGAGTAAAAGAAGTCATCAGTGGATGCACAGATCTGATTGCATTGGAAAAGCCATGCGCCAATGCTTTCCGCTTGTATCTGAAGACCCGTGCTATGCCTTCAAAAGAATCTGTCAGaagggcaaaagatttgcctcgtgAAGGTCTTCATCCAATTTTCAGAGATGTTCTTAGACCAGATGAAATTTCAGCTATTGCGTTCTCGGAGCGGCTGAAATCATTTCG GCCAAAGCAGACTATTCTAGAGGCTGAAGGTGAAGCTGCTAGATCAAGAAGTTCTAAA ggtagcaatcaatggctagatgtGATGAAGAAGAAAAGAGAAGTCCATGAGGGAATCATAAATTTGGTGCATGAACAGTCTGGTGATCTGGCAACAAAG GAAGAAGATACAGAAAACATTTCTAATTGGGAGAAAAAAG AAGTTTGTGGTAAGAAGCGGAAGTCACAGAGCTTTAGAGATGAGGATCACTACATAAGTTCAGTGCCTCAAAACCAA CATTCAGAAGCTGGGTTGTCAGTAAAGGGAAATGAAGGATTTGTTCAAGATAG ATTGGATGCTGCTGTCCTTGATTTAGTCGATGATGAAACTTCTGGAATGCAAGCCCAGAAAACTCGATATCACTGGATGAAG AACAAGTTTGTCAAGTTGAATAATGGGGATCGTGTCACTTCTACAGGAAAG ATTAAAACAGAAAGCAGTGCAAAGTTAAAGGCGAGTAAAGATATCTATAAGAAATGGCAGCAGAAGTCACATAGAGCAATCAGTTCTGGTGGAAAAGATGGTGCAGAAGGAGGCTCATCCACACCAG CTGGCTATCAAAGAGGAAACAGAAGATACCCTGCAGCCGGTCGCGGACGTTCGTCTATACCAAATGCTGATGTGCCATCGGAGATAAGAAATCCCCAACAGATGCGGAAGGGCAGGCAGGAAAAGGCGATGCAAAATCTGCGCAGGAATGAGAGATCTGCAAAAGACGGTAAATCTCCCGGGAAGTTCCAGAAAAACAGGAGGCCTAATGGATCTGGAAGAGATGATAAATTCCAAGACAGTAGATCCCAGAAGAGCCGAAGACCAGACGGGAAAGGGAAAGGGGGCGGAAAAGGGAACGCCAAAGGGTTTGGTAAAggtaaaggaaaaggaaaaggcaaCCCCAAAGGGAGGGGTACCAGGTGA